DNA from Fibrobacter sp. UWB15:
GCCACGGATGAACGTCTCATCCTGTTCCTTGCTGTACTGGCGCAGCCAATCCACGAGGGAGAGGTCCGTGCCGAAGTAGGCGTCGTTGTTCTTCGGGAAGTAGCTGTAGCTAATGGTGTTGCCCCACTTGAGTACGCCTTCGTCGGCCTTGGTTTCTTCGGCGATGAGCTGGAAGAATGCCGTCTTGAGTGTGTCGTATTCACCGACTAGAGCGACCTTGTCGCCGCTATTGAGGCTGAAGTTCAGGCTCTTGCAGATAATGCCGTCGCCGCCATCGATGGTGGCGTTCTTGACTTCGAGCACGATTTTGCCCGGTTCGCGGTCCATCTTGAAGTTGACCCACGGGAATTTACGGCTGGAAGCCGGCATTTCTTCAACGGTCATCTTGTCGAGGAGCTTCTTACGGCTGGTGGCCTGCTTGGCCTTGGCGGCGTTAGAGGCGAAGCGGCGGATGAACGCCTTCAATTCTTCGATCTTTTCTTCGGCGCGGCGGTTCTGGTCCTTGCGCTGCTTCTGGGCGAGCTGGCTAGCTGCATACCAGAATTCGTAGTTACCGCCGTAAATGTTGATTTTGCCGTAGTCGATATCGCAAGTGTGGGTGCAGACCGCATTGAGGAAGTGACGGTCGTGGCTCACGACGATGACGATGTTTTCGAAGCGTTCGAGATAGTCTTCGAGCCAGCCGACGGTTTCCAAATCCAAGTGGTTCGTCGGTTCGTCAAGCAGAAGAATGTCCGGGTTGCCAAACAATGCCTGGGCGAGGAGCACGCGGATTTTCTGGCCGCCATCCAAATCAGCCATAAGGCTGTAATGGAATTCTTCGGGAATGCCGAGACCCTTCAAAAGCACAGCTGCGTTAGAGTCAGCTTCGTAACCGCCGATTTCACCGAAACGGGTTTCGATTTCCATGGCCTGCATGCCCTGTTCTTCGGTCATTTCGGGGAGCGCATAGAGTTCGTCGCGCTTCTTGCCGAGCTCATAGAGTTCGGGGTAGCCCATCATCACCGTTTCGAGAACAGTATTCTGTTCGTAGGCGAAGTGGTCCTGCTTAAGGACGGCGATACGTTCGCCCGGGTCCTTGCTGACTTCACCGGTGTTGGGTTCAAGTTCGCCCGAAAGGATTTTCAGGAACGTAGATTTTCCGGCGCCGTTGGCACCGATGACTCCGTAGCAGTTGCCGCGCTTGAAGGAAAGGTTCACTTCCTTGAAGAGGACGCGGCTACCGTATTGAAGACTGACATTAGAGACGTTGAGCATATTGTTTAGTAGGAAGTTAGAAGTAGGAAGTAGACAGGTTTGTTGGAAGTAGGTAGTAGGAAGTTAGAAGTTACTGTCTACTGTCTACTTCCTACTGTCTACTCTCCG
Protein-coding regions in this window:
- a CDS encoding ABC-F family ATP-binding cassette domain-containing protein, producing MLNVSNVSLQYGSRVLFKEVNLSFKRGNCYGVIGANGAGKSTFLKILSGELEPNTGEVSKDPGERIAVLKQDHFAYEQNTVLETVMMGYPELYELGKKRDELYALPEMTEEQGMQAMEIETRFGEIGGYEADSNAAVLLKGLGIPEEFHYSLMADLDGGQKIRVLLAQALFGNPDILLLDEPTNHLDLETVGWLEDYLERFENIVIVVSHDRHFLNAVCTHTCDIDYGKINIYGGNYEFWYAASQLAQKQRKDQNRRAEEKIEELKAFIRRFASNAAKAKQATSRKKLLDKMTVEEMPASSRKFPWVNFKMDREPGKIVLEVKNATIDGGDGIICKSLNFSLNSGDKVALVGEYDTLKTAFFQLIAEETKADEGVLKWGNTISYSYFPKNNDAYFGTDLSLVDWLRQYSKEQDETFIRGFLGRMLFTGEEALKSANVLSGGEKVRCMLSKMMLANANCLLLDEPTAHLDLEAITALNNGLTAFQGPIIFCSQDHEFVQTIANRVLELTPNGVIDRSITFDEWLETKKKSKK